In Cryptomeria japonica chromosome 1, Sugi_1.0, whole genome shotgun sequence, the sequence TTAATGGCGTCCACTTTGTCATCAGCTCGAAGAAGGCAGGAACGCGATCCATTTTTGGTACTTGAACCTCCTAAGAATATGGTAAAATCGTCCTTGTCTGCAAAACAGTTTGATGTATTCATCAACCATCGAGGCCCAGACGTCAAAACAACTCTGGCTATGCAGCTTTACAATTCTCTAAAGGAAGATGGGATCCAGGCGTATCTAGGTAGTGAAGAGACTGAACTGGGAGATTCACTTTCTCCAACCATAAAGAATGCCATAATCTCCGCCGAAGTGCAAATAGCCATTTTATCACCGAGATATGCAGAGTCTCCTTGGTGCTTGGCTGAGCTAGCTTTAATGTTCCAAACCAAGCGTAGAATTATTCCCCTGTTTTACCATATTCAGCTTTCAGATTTAAGCCGCATCGAAAACAGAGTTGCAGAAGCATTTTCCAATCACGAAGAGAAGGGCAGATATCCTGATCGTGACATTCAACAGTGGAAAGAATGCCTCCAGAACGTTGCAGGGATCAAGGGCTACGAACTCAACGGACAGAATGAGTATGATATCTTAATGTGCTTTCCATCTGTATCATTTTCTATATTTTGTTGATATTTTCCCTAATAACTAGTTCAAATGGTAAAAAAAAATCGTTTGTATttagtatattagggtttatactTAACCCTAGAAAAAATGTGCAGAAGATAAGACTAAATAATATCTGAAGTTCTTACAactgcattttttaattaaatttctgTGTTGGCTTTTCTTATTTTCAGTGATCCGAATAAGGTGTGCAAGGACATCGTGTCTGCCGTGAAGAAGGAATTGCAAAGGAGAGAAATTCCTTTCCAAGTTGCAAAATATGAGGTGGGACTTGAAGATCTTGGGGAAGACTTCGACAGCCATTGGCAGATAAATGGGCAGATGATAGATACAATTATTGGCATCTATGGAATCGAAGGGTCTGGCAAGACCACTCTCGTCAAGTATTTGTTCAAAAGGAATCTTTCAGAATTCAGCGGATCAACTAGTCTGTTTGATGTGCGGAAGAAACATGCCAAAGGTGAGTTGACTTCTTTGCAAAGTAAGCTTCTCAACGAACTGTTTGGAACTAAAATTGATCATAAATTTTGTAGTATAGAAGAAGGAACCGCCCATATCAAGCATGACCTTCAAAGGAGCCAGGAATCAAGGTTCCTTATAGTTATAGACGATGTTGATGACAAGATGCAGTTAGATGCCCTATTACCCATAGATGCCCTCAATCCCAGTAGTTTAGTGATTGTCACAACCCGTGACGAGAGTCTTCTTAGACAGGCCGGAATCAGAGTCCGTTATAAGATGAAAGAAATGAATGCAGAGCATAGCAGACAACTCTTCTGCTGGCATGCGTTTCATAGACCATCTTGTAAACGTGGATTTGAGAATTTGGTAGATAGCTTTGTCGAAGCGTGTCAAGGTTTACCTCTTGCTCTGCAAGTAGAGGGTGGGCGTGTTTATGGCAGTGACAAGGGTTATTGGAGGTTAGAGTTATATAGTTTTAAGGCAAGACTACAGACATAAAACAAACGCTTAAAATAAGCTATGATGTTCTGGAAGAGGATAAAAACCAGATCTTTATGGATATATCATGCATTTCATATGGCAGGAAGTGACCACGGCCATAAGTATATGGAAAGCTTTAGGGTGGAGATCCGTACGTGCACTGCAGACCCTCAAAGACAAGTGCCTTGTGAAGTTACTGAAACAGGAGGATGAAGAGTAGGTTATGGAGTACGATGGTTTTTCTGGCTATCAAGAGAGGAAGGCATTTTTAATTAAAGGTGTCCAGAAATGCCCCAGAAAGAAAACCCTTGACATTCAAGACTTTTATGGGCACGAGAAGGATTATTGGGAATATCTTGGAGATATTGAAAGGATCTTTCCTGCTTACAATAGCTTTGCTGACCATGATGGCGAGAAAGAACAATATGATGGTGATAATGATGATTGTAACGATGATTAGTACTTGCTGTAAGGCATTGCAATGAGCATTGCTTAATTAGTTATTAATAATATCTTTGAAAACAaattagaagagtatatttttccCTTGAAGAGAAGAGTTTTTTTTCCGTTGAAGAGAGATTTTATTCTTTAAAGTAAACATGTAAGATTTATAActataaatattttcaaaattatttttcatGAATGTGATTGGTTAGGTAAAGCTATTTCTTCACacttttttttgggattttttcattATAATTGGATGTCACAAATGGGATTATGTAGCAGCTGTTTATTTGTCCACAATAAATATTTCTTTAACGTTATTCATGAGCACTTCCTTTACACGACAAATGCGACAATCTGACTTGCAATACGAACAAAACAGAAAAAACCCCACAAAAACAATGACCTAATTAAATTCTTTTAATTTTATGGAACGATTTTTTAGAATATGGTAGAGCGAACAATCAAACCATGGCTGCAAATAAATTAACATGGAATAATATTGATattcaaaaatgattgtcattacaTTGCTTTTCAAATGGCTTTTTTAAAGCTTTGTTAAATGTAAACCTTATTTCCTAACAACACCTTCTTAAGGTTTACattattaaaaaaacattttatCAGTATTAACCTAAACTTCTCAGTCTAGGCAAATGGTTGGATTATCCAACTCTGCATTGACATTTGCCCAGACAGCCCAAACTTCTCTGTCTGGGCAAATGTCTTGATTATCCAGCTTTTCATCAATATCAACTTAAACGTTTCTGTCTAGGGGTATATCCTAGTTATCCAACAATATTTGTGAATTGGGACAAACTCCATTATCCACAAGCATACCACTCCTGTGAATTGAGACAAAATCTATCATCCACAGTAACACGTCTACAAAACTATGAACCAAATCAAATTCAATGATCCATAGGTACCACTCACCATGTCTGCAGATTGAGACAAACTCAATTATCTGCAAACCACAACAACTGCTCTGTTTCGTGACAAACTCGATTTTTTGCAAACAAAAACAACTGCTATGCTCCCCCTTGCTTCACGAAGGGGCTCAAACAAGATAAAAATAGTGTTGCTTCTCAAGCCATATATCATCTTTGAGTGAGAAGCTTACTTGAGATGATAGATATCCTCCTACCTCCATATCCTCCAACCTCCAATAAGATCGTCTAAACTTTATCCATAAAAAATTGCATGTCAATCTTTGATAATATTGAAAGTGGCCATGATAAAATTGAGTATCGAGAGATgtcaaatttaacaaaaaaaaaaaaggaaatactcTTTTGCATCAAATGACTTTTGAAGATTTATGAATCCAAACCATACATCAATAACTACTTTTCAGCCGTCAAGCAAGCTATCACTTTTTAAATCAACGCCCAAATAATGCACTTCTACCCGCAATGATAATAGAGAGCTTTAACTGCATAACCGCAAACTTCTTGACAAGTATTAAATCTTCTGCTCTttcaaattagaaaattaagttacaAATACAAGAGCTTGCATTAATCCTTCTCCTGAATCAGTGATTAAAAAAGAAACTTACCAATTCTGATGGCATAGGGTTCAATATTGTAGGCCGTTTTTGCCAGATATTGATAACGGTTTCCTCTAGTAATACAATCCTCAATTGCTATCTACAAATGCGTAGTAAGCAATCCGCCAAATGAAATCTGATAATAGTTCCAAAAGATAATAAATGAAACTATTTACTATTTAATTCTTTCGAATTATCATCCAATCTCCTCTTTCTATGTTGGGCCCTGATTTATGTTGCAAATCACCTACACCTTTCTCTGCAATAAAATGAAATGCCAATGCTCTGATTTGATTTAATGCCTTCTTAATCTGCTTTCTTCTCCTTCTCGTGCCAAATCTTCACTAGAAATTTCAATGCCATGCCTCCACAACtatccacatcttctcatgctgGTCTGCATATAGATCTCCATTGCCAATCAATCCTACATTCGCTTCATAGGCACACATGGGTTataaatgctttgataccaatgttAGAAAATGGTAGAGCGAACAATCAAACCATGGCTGCAAACAAATTAACATGAAATAATAGAGATTGATATTCCAAAAAGATTGTCATTACAGTGCTTCTCAAATGGCTTTATAAAGGCTTATTTTCCTATGCAGAACTATCTTACGGGAATGAACTTCCCAACTAACCTAACTACAAACTAATGGATGATGGATCACAGAATtcgatccgaaatgttgatgcaaaaatctaaACACAATCAAATCCGGAAACAGTTGATTGagatctcatggattgtggaaaccttaTTTCTATTACAAACTAATTTATTAAATGTGAACCTTGTTTCCTAACATGATTTTACACCTTGACTGCAAGTAAATTATAACGACATTCCATTTCCACTGAAGCTCTAAAACAACATCAAGTGCCTGTTTGTGTTGTTATGAACAAACTCGCGGTGTTATAGAGTTCATTGCTGCTTCATTTTCAGTGATACCAAAATAGGAGGTGCTTGTAT encodes:
- the LOC131042913 gene encoding probable 2' cyclic ADP-D-ribose synthase BdTIR isoform X2 → MASTLSSARRRQERDPFLVLEPPKNMVKSSLSAKQFDVFINHRGPDVKTTLAMQLYNSLKEDGIQAYLGSEETELGDSLSPTIKNAIISAEVQIAILSPRYAESPWCLAELALMFQTKRRIIPLFYHIQLSDLSRIENRVAEAFSNHEEKGRYPDRDIQQWKECLQNVAGIKGYELNGQNDDPNKVCKDIVSAVKKELQRREIPFQVAKYEVGLEDLGEDFDSHWQINGQMIDTIIGIYGIEGSGKTTLVKYLFKRNLSEFSGSTSLFDVRKKHAKGSDHGHKYMESFRVEIRTCTADPQRQVPCEVTETGG
- the LOC131042913 gene encoding disease resistance protein Roq1 isoform X1, whose product is MASTLSSARRRQERDPFLVLEPPKNMVKSSLSAKQFDVFINHRGPDVKTTLAMQLYNSLKEDGIQAYLGSEETELGDSLSPTIKNAIISAEVQIAILSPRYAESPWCLAELALMFQTKRRIIPLFYHIQLSDLSRIENRVAEAFSNHEEKGRYPDRDIQQWKECLQNVAGIKGYELNGQNDDPNKVCKDIVSAVKKELQRREIPFQVAKYEVGLEDLGEDFDSHWQINGQMIDTIIGIYGIEGSGKTTLVKYLFKRNLSEFSGSTSLFDVRKKHAKGELTSLQSKLLNELFGTKIDHKFCSIEEGTAHIKHDLQRSQESRFLIVIDDVDDKMQLDALLPIDALNPSSLVIVTTRDESLLRQAGIRVRYKMKEMNAEHSRQLFCWHAFHRPSCKRGFENLVDSFVEACQGLPLALQVEGGRVYGSDKGYWRLELYSFKARLQT
- the LOC131042913 gene encoding probable 2' cyclic ADP-D-ribose synthase BdTIR isoform X5: MASTLSSARRRQERDPFLVLEPPKNMVKSSLSAKQFDVFINHRGPDVKTTLAMQLYNSLKEDGIQAYLGSEETELGDSLSPTIKNAIISAEVQIAILSPRYAESPWCLAELALMFQTKRRIIPLFYHIQLSDLSRIENRVAEAFSNHEEKGRYPDRDIQQWKECLQNVAGIKGYELNGQNDDPNKVCKDIVSAVKKELQRREIPFQVAKYEVGLEDLGEDFDSHWQINGQMIDTIIGIYGIEGSGKTTLVKYLFKRNLSEFSGSTSLFDVRKKHAKVP
- the LOC131042913 gene encoding probable 2' cyclic ADP-D-ribose synthase BdTIR isoform X3 translates to MASTLSSARRRQERDPFLVLEPPKNMVKSSLSAKQFDVFINHRGPDVKTTLAMQLYNSLKEDGIQAYLGSEETELGDSLSPTIKNAIISAEVQIAILSPRYAESPWCLAELALMFQTKRRIIPLFYHIQLSDLSRIENRVAEAFSNHEEKGRYPDRDIQQWKECLQNVAGIKGYELNGQNDDPNKVCKDIVSAVKKELQRREIPFQVAKYEVGLEDLGEDFDSHWQINGQMIDTIIGIYGIEGSGKTTLVKYLFKRNLSEFSGSTSLFDVRKKHAKDEHCRKSCHSLMHWMNI
- the LOC131042913 gene encoding probable 2' cyclic ADP-D-ribose synthase BdTIR isoform X4 — translated: MASTLSSARRRQERDPFLVLEPPKNMVKSSLSAKQFDVFINHRGPDVKTTLAMQLYNSLKEDGIQAYLGSEETELGDSLSPTIKNAIISAEVQIAILSPRYAESPWCLAELALMFQTKRRIIPLFYHIQLSDLSRIENRVAEAFSNHEEKGRYPDRDIQQWKECLQNVAGIKGYELNGQNDDPNKVCKDIVSAVKKELQRREIPFQVAKYEVGLEDLGEDFDSHWQINGQMIDTIIGIYGIEGSGKTTLVKYLFKRNLSEFSGSTSLFDVRKKHAKVTERNSSQHQV